In Streptomyces sp. NBC_01551, one DNA window encodes the following:
- the valS gene encoding valine--tRNA ligase — translation MTTASPRQGVPDKPTLDGLEAKWAPTWDEQGVYVFDRTAPRERVYSIDTPPPTVSGSLHVGHVFSYTQTDALARFHRMRGKAVFYPMGWDDNGLPTERRVQNYFGVRCDPSLPYDPDFTPPSSPGKQQIPVSRRNFIELCERLTVEDEKVFESLWRRLGLSVDWNHTYQTIDSRARAISQRAFLANLARGEAYQAEAPTLWDVTFQTAVAQAELEDRERPSAYHHLLFRSDAGAALEIATTRPELLPACVAVVAHPDDERYQKLFGTTVRTPVFGVDVPVVAHRLADPEKGTGAAMICTFGDTTDVVWWRELDLPTRSVIGRDGRFVREAPAALESEAAKAAYAQLAGATPHTARERLVEMVRAEGSLVGDPRPFNHMVKFYEKGDKPLEIVTSRQWYLRNGGRDVELRQKLLERGHELNWHPDHMRNRYQSWVEGLAGDWLISRQRYFGVPVPVWYQLDADGIPTDELIVPSRESLPVDPSSDTPPGFTPDQRDIPGGFTGDPDVMDTWATSSLTPQIAGGWGHDDDLFQRVFPMDLRPQAHEIIRTWLFSTVARAELEHDALPWAHAAISGWILDPDRKKMSKSKGNVVTPLDLLDQHGSDAVRYWAVSARPGTDTAFEIGQMKIGRRLAIKILNVSKFVLGLGAAERRSAVTNPLDQALLARLADVVDEATAQLEGYDYARALETIERCFWAFCDDYVELVKTRAYGGGGEEAAASAQATLSTALSVLLRLLAPFVPFATEEAWSWWQQGSVHRAQWPSGTELREQSLKGDPQLLDVAADAIAAIRKAKSAAQVSMRAEVARVTARGPAPLVATLRQVSGDVQSAGNIGDVELEVAESELLTYEITM, via the coding sequence ATGACGACCGCATCTCCTCGCCAGGGCGTACCCGACAAGCCCACACTCGACGGCCTTGAGGCCAAATGGGCTCCGACCTGGGACGAGCAGGGCGTATACGTATTCGACCGCACCGCGCCACGGGAGCGGGTGTACTCGATTGACACGCCGCCGCCCACCGTGAGCGGCTCCCTCCACGTCGGACACGTGTTCTCCTACACCCAGACGGATGCACTCGCCCGCTTCCACCGGATGCGCGGCAAGGCCGTCTTCTACCCGATGGGCTGGGACGACAACGGCCTGCCTACCGAACGTAGGGTGCAGAACTACTTCGGCGTCCGGTGTGACCCCTCGCTGCCGTACGACCCGGACTTCACTCCCCCCTCGTCCCCCGGCAAGCAGCAGATCCCCGTGTCCCGCCGCAACTTCATCGAGCTGTGCGAGCGGCTCACGGTGGAGGACGAAAAGGTCTTCGAGAGCCTGTGGCGCCGGCTGGGGCTGTCCGTCGACTGGAACCACACCTACCAGACCATCGACAGCCGGGCCCGCGCCATCTCGCAGCGAGCCTTCCTGGCCAACCTCGCCCGGGGCGAGGCGTACCAGGCCGAGGCCCCGACGCTGTGGGACGTGACGTTCCAGACCGCTGTAGCCCAGGCCGAGCTGGAGGACCGCGAGCGGCCCAGCGCCTACCACCACCTGTTGTTCCGGTCGGATGCGGGGGCGGCGCTGGAGATCGCCACCACGCGGCCCGAGCTGCTGCCCGCATGCGTGGCCGTCGTGGCGCACCCGGACGACGAGCGCTACCAGAAGCTCTTCGGTACCACCGTGCGCACTCCGGTCTTCGGTGTAGACGTGCCGGTGGTGGCTCACCGCCTGGCCGACCCCGAGAAGGGCACCGGGGCGGCCATGATCTGTACGTTCGGCGACACCACCGACGTGGTGTGGTGGCGCGAGCTCGACCTTCCCACCCGCTCGGTGATCGGACGCGACGGCCGCTTCGTGCGCGAAGCGCCGGCCGCGCTGGAGTCCGAGGCCGCGAAGGCGGCGTACGCGCAGCTCGCCGGCGCGACCCCGCACACCGCCCGGGAGCGCCTGGTGGAGATGGTGCGCGCGGAGGGCAGCCTGGTCGGTGATCCGCGGCCCTTCAACCACATGGTCAAGTTCTACGAGAAGGGCGACAAGCCGCTCGAGATCGTCACCAGCCGCCAGTGGTACCTGCGCAACGGCGGACGAGACGTGGAGCTCCGGCAGAAGCTGCTGGAGCGCGGCCATGAGCTGAACTGGCACCCCGACCACATGCGCAACCGGTACCAGTCCTGGGTGGAGGGACTTGCCGGGGACTGGCTGATCAGCCGTCAGCGCTACTTCGGCGTACCGGTACCGGTGTGGTATCAGCTGGACGCCGACGGCATCCCCACCGACGAACTGATCGTTCCATCCCGGGAGTCGCTGCCCGTAGACCCCAGCAGCGACACCCCGCCCGGCTTCACCCCGGACCAGCGGGACATCCCGGGCGGCTTCACCGGCGACCCTGACGTGATGGACACCTGGGCGACGTCCTCGCTGACACCGCAGATCGCCGGCGGCTGGGGCCACGACGACGACCTCTTCCAGCGCGTCTTCCCGATGGACCTGCGTCCGCAGGCCCACGAGATCATCCGCACCTGGCTGTTCTCCACCGTCGCCCGCGCCGAGCTGGAGCACGACGCGCTCCCCTGGGCCCATGCCGCGATCAGTGGCTGGATCCTCGACCCCGACCGCAAGAAGATGTCCAAGTCGAAGGGCAACGTCGTCACCCCGCTGGACCTTCTGGACCAGCACGGGTCGGACGCAGTGCGGTACTGGGCCGTATCAGCCCGGCCGGGAACGGACACCGCCTTCGAAATCGGCCAGATGAAGATCGGCCGACGTCTCGCCATCAAGATCCTCAATGTGTCGAAGTTCGTGCTCGGTCTGGGTGCGGCCGAGCGGCGGTCCGCCGTGACCAACCCGCTCGACCAGGCGCTCCTCGCGCGGCTCGCGGACGTCGTGGACGAGGCGACGGCCCAGCTGGAGGGGTACGACTACGCCCGCGCACTGGAGACCATCGAGCGGTGCTTCTGGGCGTTCTGCGACGACTACGTCGAGCTGGTAAAGACGCGTGCCTACGGCGGCGGAGGCGAGGAGGCTGCCGCGTCTGCTCAGGCCACGCTGTCGACTGCCCTCTCCGTGTTGTTGCGGCTCCTCGCTCCCTTCGTTCCGTTCGCCACCGAGGAGGCGTGGAGCTGGTGGCAGCAGGGCTCGGTGCACCGGGCTCAGTGGCCCAGTGGAACGGAGCTGCGGGAGCAGTCCCTGAAGGGGGACCCCCAGCTCCTGGATGTCGCCGCAGACGCCATCGCCGCCATCCGGAAGGCCAAGAGCGCAGCCCAAGTCTCCATGCGGGCCGAGGTCGCCCGAGTCACGGCGCGCGGGCCGGCTCCGCTGGTTGCGACACTTCGCCAGGTGAGCGGGGACGTGCAGTCCGCGGGAAACATCGGCGACGTGGAACTCGAAGTGGCTGAGAGTGAACTCCTCACCTACGAGATCACCATGTAG
- a CDS encoding GNAT family N-acetyltransferase — MLIDYWPLLGLRLTTPRLELRLPQSDELAALADLARDGVHDPSQMPFSSGWTDLPETERARSVVQHHWLRLGNWRPEDWSINLAVFLGGRPVGMQAMAAKRFALVREVNTASWLGRSYQSQGIGTEMRAAVLHLAFSGLGADEATTGAFADNAQSLAVSRKLGYVPDGIERRVARGEVVILQRLRLPRGLWRPALAKGTEITGLVPCLPLFGLAAGETADPS, encoded by the coding sequence GTGCTGATCGACTACTGGCCACTGCTCGGTCTGCGGCTGACGACGCCCCGCCTGGAGCTGCGCCTGCCCCAATCGGACGAGCTGGCAGCACTGGCCGATCTCGCACGCGACGGCGTTCACGACCCGTCACAGATGCCGTTCAGCAGTGGCTGGACCGACCTGCCCGAGACCGAACGGGCTCGCTCCGTGGTCCAGCATCACTGGCTGCGGCTCGGAAACTGGAGGCCGGAGGACTGGTCCATCAATCTGGCCGTCTTCCTCGGTGGCCGGCCTGTGGGTATGCAGGCCATGGCGGCCAAGCGCTTCGCGCTGGTGCGAGAGGTCAACACAGCTTCTTGGCTCGGACGGTCGTATCAGAGTCAGGGCATAGGCACAGAGATGCGGGCTGCCGTGCTGCACCTGGCATTTTCCGGGCTGGGCGCTGACGAGGCAACGACAGGGGCGTTCGCCGACAACGCTCAGTCCTTGGCTGTATCCCGCAAGCTCGGATATGTCCCGGACGGAATCGAACGGCGGGTGGCGCGCGGGGAGGTCGTGATCTTGCAGCGGCTTCGCCTCCCCCGGGGTCTATGGCGGCCAGCGCTCGCGAAAGGGACCGAGATCACGGGGCTGGTCCCGTGCCTGCCGCTGTTCGGATTGGCGGCCGGGGAGACCGCAGACCCGTCCTGA
- a CDS encoding bifunctional 2-polyprenyl-6-hydroxyphenol methylase/3-demethylubiquinol 3-O-methyltransferase UbiG codes for MTTIDPRIAGFYTEYDEASRLHSTATGRLEFERTQELLRRYLPPAPARVLDVGGGPGTHAGWLTEEGYEVLLLDPVPKHVEQARERAPRCVAQLGDARDLDVEAGTFDAVLLLGPLYHLAERGDRLAALREASRVVVPGGVVAAAGISRYSLMQDYTVSAGLSPELLASEVTEVVRTGSYDGSRGFTVAHFHTADELAQEAGEAGLTGVRVHGIEGPGWAYVVAAGRCAGQEAARALLADAVATARLADEHGVFTDASAHVLVVGTA; via the coding sequence ATGACGACCATTGACCCACGGATCGCGGGCTTCTACACGGAGTACGACGAGGCGTCCCGGCTGCATTCCACAGCGACGGGCCGTCTGGAGTTCGAGCGGACCCAGGAGCTGTTACGTCGCTACCTGCCTCCAGCACCAGCTCGGGTCCTGGACGTGGGCGGTGGTCCGGGTACGCATGCCGGTTGGCTCACCGAAGAGGGATACGAGGTGCTCCTCCTGGACCCCGTGCCAAAGCACGTGGAGCAGGCACGTGAGCGCGCGCCGCGGTGTGTTGCTCAGCTTGGGGATGCCCGCGACCTGGACGTGGAGGCCGGCACCTTCGACGCGGTGCTGCTACTGGGCCCGCTGTACCACCTGGCGGAGCGCGGAGACCGGCTCGCGGCGTTGAGGGAGGCCAGCCGGGTCGTCGTACCAGGCGGTGTGGTGGCGGCCGCGGGGATCTCCCGGTACTCCCTGATGCAGGACTACACCGTGAGCGCCGGCCTGTCTCCGGAGCTGCTCGCCAGCGAGGTCACGGAGGTAGTCCGTACCGGCTCCTACGACGGCAGTAGAGGCTTCACCGTGGCGCATTTTCATACGGCTGACGAGCTTGCCCAAGAGGCGGGCGAAGCAGGGCTCACGGGTGTGCGGGTGCACGGGATCGAGGGCCCGGGGTGGGCCTACGTAGTCGCGGCTGGCCGTTGCGCGGGCCAGGAAGCGGCGAGGGCGCTGCTGGCGGACGCGGTGGCGACGGCGCGCCTCGCAGACGAGCACGGCGTCTTCACTGACGCCTCGGCCCACGTGCTTGTGGTCGGTACAGCCTGA